A stretch of DNA from Hoeflea ulvae:
TCGGGCCGGATGGACAGGCCCAGGTGATGAACCGTATCCACACTCGCAGGCTGGGCACACCCGAAGACATTGCCGCAGCCGCAGCCTTCCTGGCATCCGACGATGCCGGCTGGATCACCGGCCAGATTCTCAGCGTCGATGGCGGCGTAACCTGAAGAGACCTTCATGACCGATACCGAAACAGATCCCGTCCTCTCCCATGCGCTTGCCCGCCAGCCTGAGCTGATCGAGACCCTCAAGGCCCTGGTAGCCTGCCCGTCGGTCGGGGCGGATCCCGCCATGGCGCAGGGCATGGAAAACGCCCGCCGGATCATCGAGACCCGGCTCGTTGGGATGGGATTCCAGCACCGCCGGCGTCTGTCGCCCGCAGACGGCAGCGGCCAGCCTGCGATCTATGCCGAACGGCTGGACGCGCCGGGCAAACCGACAATTCTGGTCTATGCGCATTACGACGTGCAGCCGTCCGATCCGCTGGACAAATGGCAGACGCCGCCATTCGAGGCGGTGGAGCGCGACGGCAGGCTTTATGGCCGCGGGATTTCCGACGACAAGGCACCGATGCTGATTGCGCTCGACACGCTGGCAGCCTTTGTCGCGGTTGAGGGACAACTGCCCGTCAACGTCAAGCTGCTCATCGAAGGCGAGGAAGAGACCGGCTCGCCCTCCCTGCCGGGAATACTCGAGACCCACCGGGATCTGCTGGCAGCCGACGCCGTGCTGTCGGCCGACGGCGCCCGCTGGCGGCCCGACCTGGTCACGCTGAATGTCGGCTCGCGCGGCAATGCCGGCTTTGAAATCCGGGTACAGACCGCGGGACAGGATCTGCATTCGGGCCGCTATGGCGGCATCGTCGCCAATCCGCTGCACGTGCTTTCAACGCTCATCGCCAGTCTGCACGACGCGCAGGGCCATGTGGCGGCAGCGGGATTCTATGATGGCGTTGCCGAACCCACCGAGGCCGAGCGCGACGAGATCGCGGCCATCCCCTATGACGAACAGGCGGCCTTTGCCGCCATTTCGGCGCAGCCATCTGGCGAGACCGGCTATTCCACGCTGGAACGGCTATGGATGCGGCCCACGGTCGACGTCAACGGCATGTGGGGCGGCTATACCGGCGCGGGCTCCAAGACGGTGATCCCCAGCGAAGCC
This window harbors:
- a CDS encoding M20/M25/M40 family metallo-hydrolase; the protein is MTDTETDPVLSHALARQPELIETLKALVACPSVGADPAMAQGMENARRIIETRLVGMGFQHRRRLSPADGSGQPAIYAERLDAPGKPTILVYAHYDVQPSDPLDKWQTPPFEAVERDGRLYGRGISDDKAPMLIALDTLAAFVAVEGQLPVNVKLLIEGEEETGSPSLPGILETHRDLLAADAVLSADGARWRPDLVTLNVGSRGNAGFEIRVQTAGQDLHSGRYGGIVANPLHVLSTLIASLHDAQGHVAAAGFYDGVAEPTEAERDEIAAIPYDEQAAFAAISAQPSGETGYSTLERLWMRPTVDVNGMWGGYTGAGSKTVIPSEAFAKLTMRLVPGQDPQAAKQAVVDHLRSQLPPCATLEIHGERGQAGAYAVPAGHPLLGAAMNALQQTTGQQPLKVRIGASLPLTEIVSRVLGLDTVMFSFALSDENFHAPNEFFRLSSIPDGLAAWVEIMRQIADIAPADFGPYRRR